The Anolis carolinensis isolate JA03-04 chromosome 1, rAnoCar3.1.pri, whole genome shotgun sequence genome window below encodes:
- the tmem17 gene encoding transmembrane protein 17 has translation MSLPEPVRRRLSSFSRTVFTDNSRTGPESGGDDVPDNEIVSSLPLQMSLYFNLCFFPFWWLSNILMLQLKYPVLPDYYKFILVTIAILTSLIEIIRLYLGYMGNLQEKVPELAGFWLLSILLQLPLILFLLLNEGLKIQPLERAVNIIFIVFLSFQVISAFLALKKMVNQLATRFRLHEFDQLGNDLSPEKRVWKKGRLETPWVMRPPIEEISSASGGWGPALRA, from the exons ATGTCCTTGCCGGAGCCCGTCAGGCGTCGgctcagctctttcagccgcacGGTCTTTACTGACAACAGCCGCACGGGGCCCGAGAGCGGAGGCGACGACGTTCCGG ATAATGAAATCGTTTCCAGTTTACCATTGCAGATGTCCCTCTATTTCAACCTCTGCTTTTTCCCATTTTGGTGGCTGAGCAATATACTCATGTTGCAGCTGAAA TATCCAGTCTTACCTGACTACTACAAGTTCATCCTTGTGACAATTGCTATATTAACATCTCTGATTGAGATTATCCGTCTATACCTAGGATACATGGGAAATTTGCAGGAGAAG GTTCCAGAGCTAGCTGGCTTTTGGCTCCTGAGTATTCTTTTGCAACTGCCCTTAATTCTCTTCCTGCTTTTAAACGAAGGTCTGAAGATCCAACCACTGGAACGAGCAGTGAACATCATCTTTATAGTGTTCCTTTCTTTCCAAGTCATTTCTGCCTTCCTTGCCCTCAAAAAAATGGTGAACCAACTGGCAACTCGTTTCCGCCTTCACGAGTTTGACCAGCTAGGTAATGATTTGTCCCCTGAGAAGCGGGTCTGGAAGAAAGGAAGGCTGGAAACCCCATGGGTTATGAGACCCCCAATAGAAGAAATTTCCTCAGCAAGTGGTGGATGGGGACCTGCTCTGAGAGCTTGA